From one Prochlorococcus marinus str. MIT 0912 genomic stretch:
- a CDS encoding nucleotide sugar dehydrogenase: MSSIKIQKICCIGAGYVGGPTMSVIADKCPDLEVRVVDINKERIDAWNDSDLNKLPIFEPGLDRIISRTRGRNLFFSTEMEKSISDADMIFISVNTPTKTKGLGAGQASDLSWVEASARQVAKYAKGHTIVIEKSTLPVRTAQAIKEILKTTNRVNQKNKIEKAFSVLSNPEFLAEGTAINDLEKPDRVLIGGEDLDAVDALVNIYLNWVPSEKIICTNLWSSELSKLAANAFLAQRISSINSISAFCEATGADVQEVATAIGTDKRIGNQFLSAGPGFGGSCFKKDILNLVYLSGYFGLPEVANYWNQVVVLNTWQQDRIYKIVLEKLFGTVNGKNIAILGFSFKANTNDTRESPAIRISSDLLEEGAILSIYDPKVSSERIEEDLEKFSSNNQGIWKMAKSIPEALKNVDAVLILTAWDEFFGLDWNYLASLMRSPSWVFDTRSVVNRQEIQKTGINLWKLGEGS; this comes from the coding sequence ATTAAAATCCAAAAAATATGTTGTATTGGTGCTGGTTATGTTGGTGGCCCAACCATGTCTGTTATCGCAGATAAATGTCCCGATTTAGAAGTTAGGGTCGTTGATATAAATAAAGAACGAATTGATGCATGGAATGATTCAGATCTCAATAAATTACCAATATTTGAACCAGGATTAGATCGGATAATTTCAAGAACAAGAGGGCGCAACCTTTTCTTTAGCACAGAAATGGAAAAGTCAATATCTGATGCTGATATGATTTTTATTTCAGTAAATACTCCAACAAAAACAAAAGGTCTTGGGGCCGGACAAGCAAGCGATCTTAGTTGGGTTGAAGCTAGTGCAAGGCAAGTAGCTAAATATGCGAAAGGACACACGATAGTAATAGAAAAAAGTACTCTTCCAGTTCGTACTGCACAAGCAATAAAAGAGATACTTAAGACAACAAATAGAGTTAATCAAAAGAATAAAATTGAAAAAGCTTTTTCTGTTTTATCGAATCCTGAATTCTTGGCTGAAGGGACCGCAATTAATGACTTGGAAAAACCTGATAGGGTTTTAATTGGTGGAGAGGATCTTGATGCTGTAGATGCACTGGTTAATATTTATTTGAATTGGGTCCCGAGTGAAAAGATAATTTGTACTAATTTATGGAGTAGCGAGCTTTCAAAATTAGCTGCTAATGCATTCCTAGCTCAAAGAATCAGTTCAATAAACTCTATTTCAGCCTTTTGCGAAGCTACTGGAGCTGATGTTCAGGAAGTTGCAACAGCAATAGGAACAGATAAAAGGATAGGTAATCAATTCCTTAGTGCTGGCCCTGGCTTTGGCGGTAGCTGCTTTAAAAAGGATATTTTGAATTTAGTTTATTTAAGTGGATATTTTGGTTTGCCAGAGGTTGCAAATTACTGGAATCAAGTTGTCGTACTGAACACTTGGCAACAAGATAGAATCTATAAAATTGTTCTTGAGAAGCTTTTTGGTACTGTTAATGGAAAAAATATAGCGATCCTCGGCTTTTCCTTTAAGGCAAATACAAATGATACTAGAGAATCTCCTGCAATAAGAATTTCCTCAGACTTGCTCGAAGAAGGAGCTATCTTATCAATTTATGACCCTAAGGTTTCATCTGAGAGAATAGAGGAAGATTTAGAAAAATTCTCATCTAATAATCAAGGAATATGGAAAATGGCTAAATCCATTCCAGAGGCATTGAAAAATGTTGATGCAGTTTTAATTCTTACTGCATGGGATGAATTCTTTGGACTTGATTGGAATTATTTAGCTTCTTTGATGAGATCACCATCTTGGGTTTTTGATACAAGATCTGTTGTCAATCGACAAGAAATCCAGAAAACAGGAATAAATCTGTGGAAGTTAGGTGAGGGGAGCTGA